In Feifania hominis, the following are encoded in one genomic region:
- the secD gene encoding protein translocase subunit SecD, whose amino-acid sequence MWKSVLSFLLVLAIIAGLALTAAFGIDLGDYYIPSVADKDNGVRLGLDLVGGSSITFEAQDVDNLSADELKRGMESAKTILQTRLTDLGYTEATIQISGDRRLLVEIPSVTDPNEAVEKLGSTAELTFTDIDGKVYLTGSDVKSAQVGYETTSSGAKQYVVMLEFTQEGKQKFAEATEEIAKRDATKYENLMVISLDGTPQSWPRVSERLEGENIYIEGNFTAEDATWLANLISAGQMPFALKDVELRAVGPTLGEKSLETSLFAAAVGIALVMVFMLVVYRVPGLVADIALVFYVALVAVILTVLRVNLSLPGIAGIILSIGMAVDANVIIFERIKEELRNGKSTRAAIKAGFSRAFSAILDSNITTLIAAVVLRTFGTGPIVGFADTLLIGVITSMFTAIFVSRFLLNRLVDMKIKNARAYGV is encoded by the coding sequence ATGTGGAAGAGTGTGCTCTCTTTTCTGCTTGTGCTGGCGATCATTGCGGGCCTGGCGCTGACGGCCGCATTTGGAATTGATCTGGGCGACTACTACATTCCGAGTGTCGCCGACAAGGACAACGGCGTTCGTCTCGGCCTTGATCTTGTGGGCGGCTCCAGCATCACCTTCGAGGCGCAGGATGTGGACAACCTGTCCGCGGACGAGCTCAAAAGAGGGATGGAGTCGGCCAAGACCATTTTGCAGACCAGACTGACCGATCTCGGCTACACCGAAGCCACCATTCAGATATCGGGAGACCGGCGGTTGCTCGTCGAGATCCCGTCCGTCACCGACCCGAATGAGGCGGTCGAAAAGCTCGGTTCCACGGCGGAGCTGACCTTTACGGATATTGACGGAAAGGTCTATCTGACCGGCAGCGACGTCAAGTCCGCTCAGGTGGGCTACGAGACGACAAGCTCAGGCGCCAAGCAGTATGTCGTTATGCTTGAGTTCACGCAGGAGGGCAAGCAGAAGTTTGCCGAGGCCACCGAGGAAATTGCAAAGCGAGACGCCACAAAATACGAGAACCTGATGGTGATCTCCCTGGACGGCACTCCCCAGTCCTGGCCGCGTGTGAGCGAGCGCCTCGAGGGGGAGAACATCTACATCGAGGGCAACTTCACCGCGGAGGATGCCACCTGGCTTGCAAATCTCATCTCAGCGGGCCAGATGCCGTTTGCGCTCAAAGATGTAGAGCTCAGAGCCGTCGGCCCCACACTGGGCGAAAAATCGCTTGAGACAAGCCTCTTTGCCGCCGCAGTCGGTATTGCGCTGGTCATGGTGTTCATGCTGGTGGTCTACCGCGTGCCGGGCCTTGTGGCCGATATTGCACTGGTGTTCTATGTGGCCCTTGTGGCGGTGATTCTGACTGTGCTGCGCGTCAATCTGTCCCTGCCGGGCATTGCGGGCATCATCCTGTCAATCGGCATGGCGGTAGACGCAAACGTCATCATCTTTGAGAGAATCAAAGAGGAACTGCGAAACGGCAAGAGCACGAGAGCTGCCATCAAGGCGGGTTTCAGCCGCGCATTCAGCGCGATTCTCGACAGCAACATCACGACACTGATCGCAGCGGTTGTGCTGCGCACGTTTGGCACCGGCCCGATCGTCGGGTTTGCCGACACACTGCTCATCGGCGTCATCACCTCCATGTTTACGGCCATTTTTGTATCCCGGTTCCTGCTCAACCGCCTGGTTGACATGAAGATCAAAAATGCCAGGGCATACGGCGTGTAA
- the secF gene encoding protein translocase subunit SecF produces the protein MSKLKIDIVKNRKIFYIISVAVLLAGVISVMIQGFNLGIDFSGGTIIHINMYDELDRARLDEIEGIVEGVIGEKPSVQKSEDAVNGYSVIIKTKELTTEKRTEVFEAVKEKYGLADTDQLAVDNVSATVGKDLRNNAILAVGIATLLMLIYIWIRFELITGLVAVLMLLHDVCVMLAFYSLFGIQMNTTFIAAMLTIVGYSINATIIIFDRVRENLRVNNKDDFESIVNQSIWQTMNRSLNTTITTLLTITMVFVFGVTAVRNFALPIIVGIISGFYSSVLLAGPMWVTFKNLGVGKKK, from the coding sequence ATGAGCAAACTGAAAATTGACATTGTCAAGAACCGAAAGATATTTTATATCATCTCCGTTGCGGTCCTGCTCGCCGGCGTGATTTCCGTGATGATTCAGGGCTTCAATCTGGGAATCGACTTCAGCGGCGGAACCATCATCCACATCAACATGTACGATGAGCTCGATCGGGCACGGCTCGATGAGATCGAGGGCATCGTCGAGGGTGTGATCGGGGAGAAGCCAAGCGTCCAGAAGTCCGAGGACGCAGTCAACGGCTACTCGGTCATCATCAAGACCAAAGAGCTGACAACTGAGAAGCGCACCGAGGTCTTTGAGGCGGTCAAGGAGAAATACGGGCTTGCCGACACCGATCAGCTCGCGGTCGACAACGTCAGCGCGACAGTCGGAAAGGATCTGAGAAACAACGCCATTCTGGCCGTTGGCATCGCAACGCTGCTGATGCTCATCTACATCTGGATTCGCTTTGAGCTGATCACGGGTCTTGTGGCGGTGCTCATGCTGCTGCACGATGTGTGCGTGATGCTGGCGTTCTACTCGCTGTTTGGCATCCAGATGAATACGACTTTTATCGCCGCGATGCTGACCATTGTCGGTTACTCCATCAACGCGACCATCATCATCTTTGACCGGGTACGCGAGAATCTGCGCGTCAACAACAAAGACGACTTTGAGAGCATTGTCAACCAGAGCATCTGGCAGACGATGAACCGCTCGCTCAACACCACCATCACCACACTCTTAACCATAACTATGGTGTTTGTCTTCGGCGTTACAGCTGTGCGCAATTTTGCGCTTCCCATTATAGTCGGAATCATCAGCGGCTTCTACTCTTCGGTGCTGCTGGCGGGCCCCATGTGGGTCACGTTCAAGAATCTGGGCGTCGGCAAAAAGAAGTGA
- a CDS encoding DUF6514 family protein, with protein MTGIRLLRRREVVTDFEGTVTLDYYLVDTGTDQGEKSERHYGIQIAKYKSMDDYLEIESIRDVSPDRDEVTGLIESFADGTVTPMLLRDTLEEYYAARQTVLV; from the coding sequence ATGACAGGGATTCGGTTGCTAAGGCGAAGAGAGGTCGTCACCGATTTTGAGGGAACGGTGACCCTCGACTACTACTTAGTCGACACAGGTACGGATCAGGGGGAAAAGAGTGAGCGGCACTACGGCATACAGATCGCAAAGTACAAGAGCATGGATGACTATCTCGAAATTGAGTCCATTCGCGATGTCTCACCGGACCGGGATGAGGTAACCGGTTTGATCGAGAGCTTCGCTGACGGAACCGTGACGCCGATGCTACTGAGGGACACGCTCGAGGAATACTACGCCGCGCGGCAGACGGTATTGGTCTGA
- the nrdR gene encoding transcriptional regulator NrdR, translating into MKCCYCGHLESKVIDSRPTDEGGSIRRRRECLRCGKRFTTYEIIETLPIVVVKKDKSREVFDRNKLVNGMLRACEKRPVSIQEIEKITDEIEASLHNSLDREITSSKIGELVMEKLKDIDEVAYVRFASVYRQFKDINTFMEELSKLLSEK; encoded by the coding sequence ATGAAGTGCTGTTACTGTGGGCATCTTGAGAGTAAGGTCATTGATTCCCGCCCCACCGACGAGGGGGGCAGCATCCGCCGGCGCAGAGAGTGTCTGCGCTGCGGCAAACGCTTCACCACCTATGAGATCATTGAGACTCTGCCGATCGTCGTGGTGAAGAAGGACAAGTCGCGCGAGGTATTTGACCGCAACAAACTGGTCAACGGCATGCTGCGCGCCTGTGAGAAGCGGCCCGTCTCCATACAGGAAATCGAGAAGATCACCGATGAGATTGAAGCCTCGCTTCACAACTCACTTGACCGGGAGATCACCTCCTCGAAGATCGGGGAACTGGTGATGGAAAAACTCAAGGACATCGACGAGGTTGCCTACGTCCGATTCGCCTCGGTTTACCGCCAGTTCAAAGACATCAACACCTTTATGGAAGAGCTGTCAAAGCTCCTCTCGGAGAAGTAA
- a CDS encoding FtsW/RodA/SpoVE family cell cycle protein, whose amino-acid sequence MNPILKATRKYLHEIDLFLVGLCLSCTAYGLLLVASATSTFSTNRNIMVQSIGAGIGIVMMIVISLFDYETLCDLWKFFLALSIAVMAFTLVFGTGPKGQTNKNWIDLKVIMVQPAEFVKLSFIVSFAACIERLKQNLNSVKALLLLGIHAAVVIGMVLLTGDTGTVIVFCFIAFFMLFAAGLSWKIQAAGLLTAVVATPFVWQYALKPYMRNRILFAFNPEGDPSGIGFQAVQSKIAIGSGQITGKGLFQGTQVNNVPEKQTDFIFAVAGEELGFVGSVLVVLLLAAVMLRILHHARTARTDEGCLICVGVFAMFFIQVFENIGMCIGLLPVIGITLPFFSYGGSSILSVYCSIGLVLSVVRKRKSSSLDYLGD is encoded by the coding sequence ATGAACCCGATTTTAAAAGCGACAAGAAAATACCTGCACGAGATCGACCTGTTTCTGGTGGGTCTTTGCCTGAGTTGTACGGCATACGGGCTGCTGCTGGTGGCCTCAGCTACCAGCACGTTTTCGACAAACCGCAACATCATGGTTCAATCGATCGGCGCCGGCATCGGCATTGTCATGATGATCGTCATCTCTCTGTTCGACTATGAGACCCTCTGTGACCTGTGGAAATTCTTTCTGGCCCTGTCGATCGCCGTAATGGCGTTCACTCTGGTCTTCGGCACCGGTCCCAAGGGCCAGACAAACAAGAACTGGATCGATCTGAAAGTGATTATGGTTCAGCCTGCGGAGTTCGTCAAGCTGTCCTTTATCGTCTCATTTGCCGCCTGCATCGAGCGGCTAAAGCAGAACCTCAATTCCGTCAAGGCGCTGCTGCTGCTTGGCATCCATGCGGCTGTGGTCATCGGCATGGTGCTTCTCACCGGCGACACGGGCACAGTCATCGTCTTTTGCTTTATTGCGTTTTTCATGCTCTTTGCGGCGGGGCTCTCCTGGAAAATTCAGGCAGCGGGGCTGCTTACCGCAGTGGTCGCCACCCCCTTTGTCTGGCAGTATGCGCTCAAGCCCTACATGCGAAACCGCATTCTCTTTGCCTTCAACCCGGAGGGGGACCCGAGCGGCATCGGCTTTCAGGCCGTACAGAGCAAAATCGCCATCGGCTCAGGTCAGATCACCGGCAAGGGGCTCTTTCAGGGAACCCAGGTCAACAACGTCCCCGAGAAACAGACCGACTTCATCTTTGCCGTCGCCGGCGAGGAGCTCGGCTTTGTTGGCAGTGTACTGGTCGTTTTGCTCCTCGCCGCTGTGATGCTTCGCATTCTACACCACGCGCGAACTGCCCGCACCGATGAGGGGTGCCTGATCTGCGTCGGCGTCTTCGCCATGTTCTTCATTCAGGTCTTTGAAAACATCGGCATGTGCATCGGGCTGCTGCCGGTCATCGGCATCACGCTTCCCTTTTTCAGCTATGGCGGCTCCTCCATTCTGAGCGTCTACTGCTCCATCGGCCTTGTGCTGTCGGTGGTGCGAAAGCGAAAGAGCTCCTCTCTGGACTATCTGGGCGACTAA
- the tsaE gene encoding tRNA (adenosine(37)-N6)-threonylcarbamoyltransferase complex ATPase subunit type 1 TsaE, translating to MRVYQTESREQTVAAGRDFARVLRRGDIVAFSGDLGAGKTAFCEGIASLLCPGAEVSSPTFVIVQEYEGNIPIFHFDLYRIGSFDELYNIGFFDYLERGGVCLIEWSENIPELLDEPHYAVDIRVTGAGSRSITITEKRGETP from the coding sequence ATGAGAGTTTATCAGACAGAGAGCAGAGAACAGACCGTGGCCGCCGGGCGGGATTTCGCCCGCGTATTGAGGCGCGGCGACATCGTGGCCTTTTCCGGAGATCTCGGCGCGGGCAAGACCGCTTTCTGCGAGGGAATTGCCTCGCTGCTCTGCCCCGGAGCAGAGGTGTCGAGCCCTACTTTCGTCATCGTACAGGAATATGAGGGGAACATTCCGATCTTCCACTTTGACTTATACCGCATCGGCAGCTTTGACGAGCTCTACAACATCGGCTTTTTCGACTATCTTGAGCGCGGAGGTGTCTGCCTGATTGAGTGGAGCGAAAACATCCCGGAGCTTCTCGACGAACCCCACTACGCGGTGGATATCCGCGTGACGGGGGCCGGCAGCCGGAGCATCACCATCACCGAAAAACGGGGGGAGACACCGTGA
- the tsaB gene encoding tRNA (adenosine(37)-N6)-threonylcarbamoyltransferase complex dimerization subunit type 1 TsaB — protein sequence MRVLGIDSSAKAASAAVLEGDKLLGEYNLQTGYTHSETLLPMVDRVLRDTGTRVDDLELIAVTRGPGSFTGLRIGLATVKGLCFARELPVAAVSTLEALACNVADFGGLVCCAMDARCGQVYQAFFRAQRGEIARVCEDRAVKIEQLEQEIKKADEPILLVGDGAHLCYNSIGRQNGIVLAPAHLRLQRAASVGILGQRMAARGDTVSSDRLVPEYLRLPQAERERLKKEQREESIP from the coding sequence GTGAGAGTTCTTGGAATAGACAGCTCGGCCAAGGCTGCGAGTGCCGCGGTGCTCGAGGGGGACAAGCTGCTCGGCGAGTACAATTTGCAGACCGGCTACACCCACAGCGAGACGCTGCTGCCGATGGTGGACCGGGTTTTGCGCGATACGGGAACCCGGGTGGATGACCTGGAGTTGATTGCCGTCACGAGAGGGCCCGGTTCGTTTACCGGGCTGCGCATCGGACTTGCGACCGTCAAGGGGCTGTGCTTTGCGAGAGAGCTGCCGGTGGCCGCGGTCTCGACGCTTGAGGCGCTCGCCTGCAATGTAGCGGATTTTGGCGGTCTTGTCTGCTGTGCGATGGATGCGCGCTGCGGACAGGTCTACCAGGCGTTCTTTCGCGCGCAGAGGGGAGAAATCGCCCGTGTGTGTGAAGATCGGGCTGTGAAAATCGAGCAGCTTGAGCAGGAGATCAAAAAGGCGGACGAGCCGATTTTACTTGTTGGAGACGGCGCGCATTTGTGCTATAATAGCATCGGGCGCCAAAATGGAATTGTGCTGGCGCCGGCGCACCTGCGTCTGCAGAGGGCGGCCTCAGTGGGAATTCTCGGACAGAGAATGGCGGCGCGGGGCGATACCGTGTCGAGCGACCGGCTTGTGCCGGAGTATCTGCGTCTGCCCCAGGCTGAGCGGGAGCGCCTGAAAAAAGAACAAAGAGAGGAATCGATACCATGA
- the rpiB gene encoding ribose 5-phosphate isomerase B: MIAIGSDHAGYRLKEEIKKYLDEAGIAYRDVGTDSEQSTDYPIYGAAVGRAVASGECEKGIAICGTGVGISMAANKIKGVRAACCSDYFSAKYTRLHNDANVLCFGERVVGVGLAIELVKVFLETEYEGGRHQRRVDLIAKLEEE, from the coding sequence ATGATTGCGATTGGATCGGATCATGCCGGGTACCGGCTGAAAGAGGAGATTAAAAAATATCTGGATGAGGCGGGCATCGCCTACCGCGACGTCGGCACCGACTCGGAGCAGTCGACCGACTACCCCATCTACGGTGCGGCGGTCGGAAGAGCCGTGGCGTCCGGCGAGTGCGAAAAAGGCATCGCCATCTGCGGCACCGGCGTCGGCATCTCGATGGCCGCCAACAAGATCAAGGGTGTGCGCGCGGCCTGCTGCTCGGACTACTTCAGCGCCAAATACACCCGGCTGCACAACGATGCGAATGTGCTCTGCTTCGGCGAGCGGGTTGTCGGTGTGGGTCTCGCCATTGAGCTCGTCAAGGTCTTTCTTGAGACCGAGTACGAGGGCGGCCGTCACCAGCGCAGAGTGGATTTGATTGCCAAGCTCGAGGAAGAATAA
- the upp gene encoding uracil phosphoribosyltransferase, with protein sequence MGRVLIMDHPLIQHKLSLLRDKNTGVKEFREVVGEIATLLCYEATRDLPLKEVEIETPVAIAKTKVISGKKIAIVPILRAGLGMVEGVFNLLPAAKVGHVGLYRNPETLEAVEYYCKMPSDINEREVIVLDPMLATGGSAVAAIDLVKKYHPKSVKMMNIIGAPEGVEKVTQAHPDVDIYIAALDEKLNDHGYIVPGLGDAGDRIFGTK encoded by the coding sequence ATGGGCAGAGTACTGATTATGGATCATCCGCTGATCCAACACAAGCTTTCCCTCCTGCGGGACAAAAATACGGGGGTCAAGGAGTTCCGTGAGGTAGTCGGTGAGATCGCAACGCTGCTGTGCTACGAGGCGACGCGCGATCTGCCGCTGAAAGAGGTCGAAATTGAGACGCCGGTTGCCATTGCCAAGACCAAGGTGATCTCGGGCAAAAAGATCGCCATTGTGCCGATTCTGCGCGCCGGACTTGGCATGGTGGAGGGCGTGTTCAATCTGCTGCCGGCGGCGAAAGTCGGCCATGTCGGTCTCTACCGCAACCCGGAGACGCTCGAGGCGGTTGAGTACTACTGCAAGATGCCAAGCGACATCAACGAGCGCGAGGTCATTGTGCTTGATCCGATGCTCGCGACAGGCGGCTCGGCTGTCGCCGCCATCGACCTTGTGAAAAAGTACCATCCCAAGAGTGTCAAAATGATGAACATCATCGGCGCGCCCGAGGGCGTGGAGAAAGTCACGCAAGCCCACCCCGACGTCGATATCTACATCGCTGCTCTCGACGAAAAGCTCAACGACCACGGCTACATCGTACCGGGTCTTGGCGATGCAGGCGACCGCATCTTCGGAACGAAGTAA
- a CDS encoding YjjG family noncanonical pyrimidine nucleotidase: MRYQTILFDIDGTLFDWSKAEVEALRATFDRYGFPFDDDTLALYRTINHDLWRRLELGEIKKADLFARRFVDLFSRLGLSADAAAFNDDYLRGVAERPVLYDGAVALCRDLAQFCQLIVVTNGVALTQYGRIGRTEIGQYFSDIIVSQDAGYEKPDPRFFDYVFSTCGLGDRSHVLIVGDGLTSDIQGGINAGIDTCWYNPGREPVPDGYVITHVSHDYNDIKRFVLKAQ; this comes from the coding sequence ATGCGCTATCAGACCATCTTATTCGACATTGACGGAACGCTCTTCGACTGGTCCAAAGCCGAGGTGGAGGCTCTCAGAGCCACCTTTGATCGCTACGGTTTCCCCTTTGATGACGATACGCTCGCTCTGTACCGCACCATCAACCACGACCTCTGGCGGCGGCTGGAGCTCGGCGAGATCAAAAAGGCGGATCTCTTTGCGCGGCGGTTTGTCGATCTCTTCTCCCGGCTTGGACTCTCGGCCGACGCCGCAGCTTTCAACGACGACTATCTGCGCGGTGTCGCTGAGCGGCCCGTGCTCTATGACGGCGCGGTTGCGCTCTGCCGGGATCTCGCGCAGTTCTGCCAGCTGATCGTGGTGACAAACGGGGTGGCCCTCACTCAGTACGGGCGCATCGGCCGCACCGAGATCGGACAGTATTTCAGCGACATCATCGTCTCGCAGGACGCCGGGTACGAAAAGCCCGACCCGCGCTTCTTTGACTACGTCTTCTCTACCTGCGGTTTGGGCGACAGGTCGCATGTTCTCATTGTCGGCGATGGGCTGACCTCTGACATTCAGGGTGGTATCAACGCCGGCATCGACACCTGCTGGTACAACCCCGGCCGCGAGCCCGTGCCGGACGGTTATGTCATCACCCATGTCTCGCACGACTACAATGACATAAAGCGGTTTGTTCTTAAGGCGCAGTAG
- the trkA gene encoding Trk system potassium transporter TrkA, with protein MKIVIVGDGKVGYTLTEQLAKEGHDIVVIDSSQQALQNSMNSLDVIGIRGNGAALEVQMEAGVNRADLLIAVTSSDELNLLCCIVAKKIGARHTIARVRNPEYTKQLVLMKEEFGMSMFINPEFLAALEISRILRFPSASKIDSFAKGRVDLVEIKINENSPLDGYPLHTLYEKYKVKVLVCAVQRGERVFIPDGNFVLRSGDRISITASPAEIESFFRAIGIVSHKVRSVLIVGGGRITYYLARQLLELGMKVKIIEIDRARCDKLCEMLPDADIIHGDGTSEELLLEEGVENTDAFVALTDMDEENIILSMYAASKSQGKIVAKINRISFLEIIENSGIESVISPKYLTANQIIRYVRALRNSLGSKVETLYRIVNNKAEALEFKVGERARVIGKTLTQLELKENLLIACIVRKGRIIIPRGSDQIEHGDSVIVVTTNSSLRDLDDILK; from the coding sequence ATGAAAATCGTTATCGTTGGGGATGGAAAGGTCGGCTATACACTGACGGAGCAGCTCGCCAAGGAGGGCCACGACATCGTGGTTATTGACAGCAGCCAGCAGGCGCTGCAAAACTCGATGAATTCACTTGACGTCATCGGCATTCGGGGAAACGGCGCGGCGCTTGAAGTTCAGATGGAGGCGGGCGTGAACAGGGCTGATCTGCTCATTGCAGTGACCTCGTCGGATGAGCTGAATCTGCTGTGCTGCATCGTCGCCAAAAAAATCGGCGCGCGCCACACCATCGCACGGGTGAGAAACCCCGAGTATACCAAGCAGCTCGTCCTGATGAAAGAGGAGTTCGGGATGTCGATGTTCATCAACCCCGAATTCCTGGCGGCGCTCGAAATTTCCCGCATTCTTCGCTTCCCGTCGGCGAGCAAGATCGACTCCTTTGCCAAGGGACGCGTGGATTTGGTGGAAATCAAGATCAACGAGAACAGCCCCCTTGACGGATACCCGCTTCACACACTCTATGAGAAGTACAAGGTAAAGGTGCTCGTCTGTGCGGTGCAGCGCGGTGAGCGCGTCTTTATCCCCGACGGCAATTTCGTGCTGCGCAGCGGCGACCGCATCAGTATCACAGCATCACCCGCTGAGATCGAGAGTTTCTTTCGGGCGATCGGCATCGTCTCGCACAAAGTGCGCTCGGTGCTGATCGTGGGCGGCGGACGCATCACGTACTATCTGGCGCGCCAGCTTCTCGAGCTCGGCATGAAAGTCAAGATCATTGAAATTGACCGCGCGCGCTGCGACAAACTCTGCGAGATGCTGCCCGACGCGGATATCATCCACGGCGACGGCACCAGTGAGGAGCTTCTGCTCGAAGAGGGCGTCGAAAACACCGACGCCTTTGTGGCGCTGACCGATATGGACGAGGAGAACATCATTCTCTCAATGTACGCCGCCTCCAAGAGCCAGGGAAAGATCGTCGCCAAAATCAACCGAATCTCCTTTCTGGAGATCATTGAGAACTCCGGCATTGAGAGCGTTATTTCGCCGAAGTATCTCACCGCAAATCAGATCATCCGCTATGTGCGGGCACTGAGAAACTCGCTGGGCAGCAAGGTGGAGACGCTCTACCGCATTGTCAACAACAAGGCCGAGGCGCTTGAATTCAAGGTGGGTGAGCGCGCGCGGGTGATCGGAAAGACTCTCACGCAGCTCGAACTCAAAGAGAATCTGCTCATCGCCTGCATTGTGCGCAAGGGGCGCATCATCATTCCGCGTGGCAGCGACCAGATCGAGCATGGCGACAGCGTCATTGTTGTGACAACGAACAGCAGCCTGCGCGATCTCGACGATATTTTGAAGTAG
- a CDS encoding TrkH family potassium uptake protein codes for MNYKMVAHTVGIILRIEAILMLLPALVAALYGESTVMIFLVTACVTMLASMVLTYLRPENRTIFAKEGFLIVAVSWIALSLFGALPFYFSGEVDGFVNCFFETVSGFTTTGSSILTAVEPLSKGLLFWRGFTHWIGGMGVLVFALAILPMAEGRSMHILRAEVPGPTVGKLVPKMRTTAMILYGIYLFLTAVEVVFLLCGGMNLYDSIVHSFATAGTGGFSVKNASIGAYQSPYFEWVIGVFMLLFGINFNLFYLVLIGKLKDAFKSEELRWYLGIVAVSALAITANIAHLFEHVGDALRAAFFNVSSVITTTGFVTENYELWPQFSKIILVLLMVVGACAGSTGGGIKVSRFVILLKSIKQEVRKLTHPRAVKHIKFEGHLVDHNTVESVGLFFCAYSVIFLASILLVSLNGFDFATTTTSVLTCIGNVGPGLGMVGPVGNFSEFSVLSKLVLCFDMLAGRLEVFPMIILFSPFVWKKK; via the coding sequence ATGAATTACAAAATGGTGGCCCATACGGTGGGGATCATTCTTCGCATCGAGGCGATCCTGATGCTGCTGCCGGCGCTGGTGGCGGCGCTCTACGGGGAATCCACCGTGATGATCTTTCTGGTGACGGCGTGCGTCACCATGCTCGCAAGTATGGTGCTGACGTATCTGAGACCGGAGAACCGCACGATCTTCGCCAAGGAGGGCTTTCTGATCGTTGCGGTCTCGTGGATTGCCCTGTCCCTGTTTGGGGCGCTTCCGTTCTATTTCAGCGGGGAAGTCGACGGCTTTGTCAACTGTTTTTTTGAGACGGTATCGGGCTTTACGACCACCGGCTCGAGCATTCTGACTGCGGTTGAGCCGCTCTCAAAGGGGCTTCTCTTCTGGCGCGGCTTCACCCACTGGATCGGCGGCATGGGTGTGCTCGTGTTTGCGCTTGCCATTCTGCCGATGGCCGAGGGACGTTCCATGCACATTCTGCGTGCCGAGGTGCCGGGTCCCACGGTCGGAAAGCTCGTGCCGAAAATGCGCACGACGGCGATGATTCTCTATGGGATCTACCTGTTTTTGACTGCGGTCGAGGTGGTGTTTCTCCTGTGTGGAGGCATGAATCTCTACGACAGCATCGTGCATTCGTTCGCCACCGCGGGCACCGGCGGCTTCTCGGTGAAAAACGCCAGCATCGGCGCCTATCAGAGCCCCTATTTTGAGTGGGTGATCGGCGTGTTCATGCTGCTGTTCGGCATCAACTTCAATCTGTTTTATCTCGTGCTCATCGGCAAGCTCAAAGACGCTTTCAAAAGCGAGGAGCTCCGCTGGTACCTTGGGATTGTGGCGGTCTCAGCGCTCGCCATCACCGCCAACATTGCCCATCTGTTTGAACATGTGGGCGATGCACTGCGCGCGGCTTTTTTCAATGTCTCCTCCGTCATCACGACCACCGGCTTTGTCACGGAGAACTATGAGCTGTGGCCGCAGTTTTCCAAGATCATACTGGTGCTGCTCATGGTTGTGGGGGCCTGCGCCGGTTCGACCGGCGGCGGTATCAAAGTCTCGCGCTTTGTCATCCTGCTCAAGTCCATCAAGCAGGAGGTGCGAAAGCTGACCCACCCGCGCGCGGTCAAGCACATCAAATTTGAGGGACACCTTGTTGACCACAACACGGTCGAGAGCGTCGGTCTGTTCTTCTGCGCCTACTCGGTGATCTTTCTGGCCTCGATTTTGCTCGTATCGCTCAACGGCTTTGACTTTGCGACAACCACCACGTCGGTGCTCACCTGCATTGGGAACGTGGGCCCGGGACTCGGCATGGTCGGGCCGGTCGGCAACTTCTCGGAATTCTCCGTGCTGTCAAAGCTGGTGCTCTGTTTTGACATGCTTGCCGGGCGCCTTGAGGTCTTTCCCATGATCATTCTGTTCTCGCCGTTCGTCTGGAAAAAGAAATGA
- the mscL gene encoding large-conductance mechanosensitive channel protein MscL, with the protein MKEKTSGFFGEFKAFISRGNVLDLAVGIIIGGAFTAIVNSLVNDMIMPLVGLIIGGINFSDLKIVLSPAVGETAEVAICYGAFLQQVLNFLIIAFVVFLLVKGVNSLHRKKEQAPPAPPAPSQELTVLTEIRDLLRENKA; encoded by the coding sequence ATGAAAGAGAAAACTTCCGGCTTCTTTGGCGAATTCAAAGCGTTTATCTCGCGCGGCAACGTGCTCGATCTCGCGGTTGGCATCATCATCGGCGGCGCTTTCACCGCCATTGTCAACTCTCTGGTCAACGATATGATCATGCCTCTGGTCGGGCTCATCATCGGCGGCATCAATTTCAGCGATCTGAAAATTGTGCTCTCGCCCGCAGTGGGCGAGACCGCCGAGGTGGCCATCTGCTACGGAGCCTTTCTCCAGCAGGTGCTCAACTTCCTGATCATTGCCTTTGTGGTGTTTCTCCTGGTCAAGGGCGTCAACTCCCTGCACCGCAAAAAAGAGCAGGCGCCGCCTGCTCCCCCAGCCCCCTCGCAGGAGCTCACCGTGCTCACTGAGATTCGCGATCTGCTCAGAGAAAACAAGGCATAA